The following nucleotide sequence is from Flavobacterium sp. N1736.
CACTGGCTAAATATGGTTTTCACCGAGATGATATTACCGATGTTTTTATGACACATCTTCATTTTGATCATTGTGGAGGAAGTGTTCAGTGGAATTCAGACAAAACCGGATATGAACCTGCTTTTAAAAATGCAAAATATTGGACTAATGAAAATCATTGGGATTGGGCAACAAAACCAAATCCTCGTGAAAAAGCATCTTTTCTTTCAGAGAATATTTTGCCAATGCAGGAAAGCGGACAATTGAATTTTATAAAACGCCCTGAAAGTGATTTTGGCTTTTCTGAAGAAATGAATTTCGGGATTTATTATGTTGATGGACATACCGAAAAACAAATGATTCCGCATATTCAATATAAGGATAAAACAATAGTTTTTTGTGCTGATTTATTGGCGACAGCCGGACATATTCCGTTACCTTATGTTATGGGTTATGATACCCGACCTTTGTTGACAATGCCGGAGAAATCAAAATTTTTAAACGCAGCGGCAGATAATAATCACTATTTGTTTTTGGAACATGATGCTCATAATCAAATTATAACGGTAGAACATACTGAAAAAGGGGTTCGACTGAAAGAAGTATTTACTTGCGAGGCTATTTTGTAAAGAGATTTAAAACATAAAAAAAATCCCATTCGCCGCAGCAAATGGGATTTTTTAGTTTAAAGAATAAAAAATTATTCGACTATAATTTTCTTAGCCGAAGCCGCATCCTGATTGATTAAATAGATGTAATAAACACCTTTTGACAAACCGGATAAATTGATTGTATTATTTGTATTATTTGAATCTAAAGTAAAAGTTTTTACCAGCTGCCCCAATTCATTATAAACATTTGCTTTGTCTAAAATGATATTACCAATGTTTACTTCTCCGTTAGTTGGATTTGGGTAAATCGTAGCTTTTGCAAAAACA
It contains:
- a CDS encoding MBL fold metallo-hydrolase; translation: MKLYPIESGNFKLDGGAMFGVVPKTIWNKTNPADANNLIDIAARCLLIEDGNRLILIDTGMGNKQSEKFFGYYSLWGSHSIDKSLAKYGFHRDDITDVFMTHLHFDHCGGSVQWNSDKTGYEPAFKNAKYWTNENHWDWATKPNPREKASFLSENILPMQESGQLNFIKRPESDFGFSEEMNFGIYYVDGHTEKQMIPHIQYKDKTIVFCADLLATAGHIPLPYVMGYDTRPLLTMPEKSKFLNAAADNNHYLFLEHDAHNQIITVEHTEKGVRLKEVFTCEAIL